The proteins below are encoded in one region of Scophthalmus maximus strain ysfricsl-2021 chromosome 4, ASM2237912v1, whole genome shotgun sequence:
- the kbtbd13a gene encoding kelch repeat and BTB domain-containing protein 13, translating into MESSSRPCNKLMRVNINGSSYFVDKGTLADNCEYFRALFQSGMIECQQGEIQLQCVGTLGFLVLLQVLDGERPVLNSDQIVEAIECTAFLQVSVLTKHLISILNSENCLLIYHTAATYGVWELSHRSALFIRDMYTDLWEDVQTLPNKLVEYIESLLPSSYMAVCSHSPCTELLQDVQRTICYLDEEHRAWRVLTNLPGNTSTIMAGVAVLHNRLYIIGGVHDVSKKVVETGFCYNPEVNTWYTICGPQQLRYNFTLLGHDDSLYALGGEYSMKTISSVERYRVSNGSWSFVSPLPSPAASVASAVAMNRIFICLWKGKGATDILEYVPETDQWLLVTTLIHRHSYGLYMAAHNDNLYVMRNGPCDDFLLCVMDCYNLSSGQWTAMSGQYGNSKGSLLTSVVRGDTVFTLNRHVTTEYTVGQNRWILKREMQGFGRIGSMYTFLMRLPKASVSTVGKCLDLTQDQNIRVLSNRTKLSPHCSANL; encoded by the coding sequence ATGGAGTCTAGCAGCCGTCCATGCAATAAGCTCATGAGGGTCAACATTAATGGCAGCTCTTACTTTGTGGATAAAGGCACTCTGGCTGACAACTGTGAGTATTTCAGAGCATTGTTCCAGTCAGGAATGATCGAGTGCCAGCAGGGGGAGATCCAGCTGCAATGCGTGGGGACTCTGGGGTTCCTGGTCTTGCTGCAGGTCCTGGATGGGGAGCGACCAGTGCTCAACAGTGACCAGATCGTGGAAGCCATCGAGTGTACAGCTTTTCTCCAGGTGTCTGTCCTCACCAAGCACTTGATCAGTATCCTCAATTCGGAAAACTGTTTACTCATTTACCATACAGCTGCCACCTATGGTGTGTGGGAGCTGTCCCACAGGTCAGCCTTATTCATCAGAGACATGTACACAGACCTATGGGAGGATGTTCAAACCTTACCCAACAAGCTGGTGGAGTATATTGAATCTCTTCTTCCAAGCAGCTACATGGCAGTGTGCAGCCACTCTCCATGCAccgagctgctgcaggatgtCCAGAGGACCATCTGCTACCTGGATGAAGAGCACAGAGCGTGGAGGGTCCTGACGAACCTACCTGGGAACACCAGCACCATCATGGCAGGCGTCGCTGTCCTCCACAACAGACTCTACATCATCGGAGGGGTGCACGATGTCAGTAAAAAGGTCGTAGAGACGGGTTTCTGTTACAACCCCGAAGTTAACACATGGTACACTATCTGTGGCCCTCAGCAACTCCGCTACAACTTCACTCTGTTAGGACATGACGACAGCCTGTACGCTCTGGGAGGGGAATACAGCATGAAGACCATTTCATCTGTGGAGAGGTACAGGGTGTCCAATGGGAGCTGGagttttgtttcccccctcccttcccctgcAGCCTCAGTGGCATCTGCTGTTGCCATGAACAGGATTTTTATCTGTCTCTGGAAAGGGAAGGGGGCCACAGATATCCTGGAGTACGTTCCCGAAACAGACCAGTGGCTTCTGGTCACCACACTCATCCACCGGCACAGTTATGGTCTTTATATGGCGGCCCATAATGACAATCTGTATGTGATGCGAAACGGACCCTGTGATGACTTCCTACTGTGCGTGATGGACTGTTATAATCTGTCCTCCGGGCAGTGGACAGCCATGTCTGGTCAGTACGGGAACAGTAAAGGCTCTCTGCTCACTTCTGTGGTCAGAGGAGACACTGTGTTCACCCTCAACAGACATGTGACCACCGAGTACACCGTGGGCCAGAACAGATGGATTCTGAAGCGAGAGATGCAAGGTTTTGGCAGAATTGGATCCATGTATACATTTCTGATGAGGCTGCCTAAAGCCTCTGTGTCTACAGTGGGCAAGTGTCTAGATCTGACTCAGGACCAGAACATCAGGGTCCTCAGTAACCGTACCAAACTGTCTCCACATTGCTCTGCTAATCTCTAA